The genomic region CCTTATCGCATTGGGTTGAATGAAGAGGATAAGATACTGAAAGCAGCAGTAGACTTTGGACTGTTATCATTAGTTTCGTAAAGCCTCCAACTTAGCTAGCTTCCAATCCCAAATGCTATATTATGCTCGGTGAGGACTGACATGCCACCTAACCGCTTTTCGACCACCGTCGCCAAATCCTATTTACGTTGGAGTGTGGCGTCTGTCATCGTGTTAAGCTCCAAGTTAAGAGTCACTTCATCTTAGTGGGGAGTACAAATGTCCACTACTTCCTTTAACCAGATGATGTTACACAACATGTTATCtcacaaaaattaaaagaaaagatatttCTTTTGACAAATTAGTAATGTTTATGTATAGatactcaaattttgtatctatAGACAAATTGTTTACTTTTTATATTGGTGGTATTGGATTATATATAATCGGATGTGATCGTTTTTCAACTCATAAATCTCATCCTATTTACTCTAACTGTACGCACGTAACTAATAGTTTAATGCCCATaagccattttcatttttcaaaagaaaatcacataatttgaatctttgtttaaataaattaatttaaacattatcAACGTacaaaataagttaaaaagttatgacaaatttcatacatttatcatcatttttttctttcaattgaATATctacatttgacttattatagagattaagaaaaatattttatgctaatttttttttaaaaaatgtgaagaaatTACTTAAATGATCATCAAAGTTTTCATACACCGTTAAAAAGTACAAATCAACTTCAAAAATAGTGTAAGTTCCATGCAGCATTAATTGGATCGAGTCTATGTAGAGCTTTCATAAGTGTGATTATGTCCACGTCATTTAACAGCAGTCACATGTTTAACGTGGAAGCTTTTGATTTGCATGAGGCCAACCAATGGCGGATATAGTGTTTGTAGTATTACTCACACACTCACGGGTAAAATCTCAAAAAGTGTTGAAGCTAGCTCGTCCGTGCACCATAAGACAAACTCGATACCTAAATCCTTCTAATAATCAAACAATGGTATCCTCCTATTTTTGAACTGAGGAACCATGTTATGCTTTCTTTGGAAAGAAGGGAAATAATCAAACTTTACACCATTTTCGTTATATCATCAAATCCACTTAAGAGACAGTATACAATGCAAAGTTTTTGTCTCATTTGACCCATTCACTTTTAATAAATTACTATCTTAATGTTTGTGATGGAATGCACATACATGTTGAACATGATGAAGTGTAGGCCAAAGAATTCTGAAATTGCAATCCAGTTGATGACATCTAATAATTTTACAAGAAAACAAGATagttattttcattaatatttgtttaatttgtttgacGCGATGATATCAGTGGTTGGGCTTTGGTGTAGACGTTGGGCCCCAAAAGTTTCTGACCTGACCCTGTCAACTAAAATGACAATGACCGACTAACCCCATTGGCCCAGTCGAACTTGTGGTCGTGGGAACACCCCTCCATATTCGGCAAAATAAGCCTCGGATGGTGGATGTGCGCCTTTTTGAGTTCCGTGGCTTGTTCTGCTCCCCAACCGCGTATGCTTTCGGGTGCGTTTATCTCTCTGCTTTGACATTCATCACACGCTCACAGGCGCCACCGAACCCATTAGCATCAGACCATGTAAATGACTTGCGTGGAATGGAGCAGCCATCAGATTTGGAccatttctttcttccaaTTTTATGCCCTTGTCCAGCTGTTTACAACTTTGCTTTGCACAGTGCACTCTGTACACCAAGTCCTGAACGGAAGAGCTAGTGGGAAATTTCCAAACAGTCTCTTACCTTTCTTTTGTCCTTTTCACCACTCTTTCCCCTCTATATAACCATCTAACACTTGCCACTTCAACATTCAAATTACTCGGataaaagttcaaaatcaaattaaaaaaaaaaaatcctagaaATATGAGGAGTTCATTTGGTTTGCTAGTGGCTATGTTGGTTAGCTTTGTATTAGTTGCTTCTGCTGCCAACTTTTACCAGGACTTTGATCTTACTTGGGGAGATGCTCGAGGTAAGATACTGAACAACGGCCAGCTTCTCACTCTCACCCTGGACAAATTCTCTGGCTCAGGTTTCCAATCCAAGAATGAGTATCTTTTTGGGAAGATTGATATGCAGCTGAAGCTTGTTCCAGGCAACTCTGCTGGGACTGTTACTGCATACTATGTCAGTTAATTTTATGATCAAACTTATGCTTAACTTCATTTATAGCATTTAGAATAACTCTGTATTCTGTGCTGATGGAATTTATGTTTTATTGTATGGGGCAGCTACGTTCACAAGAGTCGACATGGGATGAAATCGACTTTGAATTCTTGGGGAACCTTAGCGGTGAGCCTTACATAGTTCACACAAATGTATTTAGCCAGGGCAAAGGTGACAGAGAGCAACAGTTTTACCTTTGGTTCGACCCCACTAAAGATTTCCATACCTACTCTGTTCTTTGGAACCCTCAACGCATTATGTAAGTTTTTAAAGCTcttaattatgattatttccTAATAATTTTGTATTACAAAGTTTATTGAttactattttcttttaaaaaaatttgcagCTTCTCTGTTGATGGCATTCCAATTAGAGAGTTCAAGAACTTGGAATCCATTGGCGTTCCATTCCCAAAGAAGCAGCCCATGAAGATATACTCTAGTCTCTGGAACGCCGATGACTGGGCTACTCGAGGTGGCCTTGTCAAGACAGACTGGAGCAAAGCTCCTTTCACTGCTTCATACAGAAATTTCAAGGCTGATGCTTGTGTTTGGTCTCAAGGAAAATCTTCTTGTTCTTCGAGCTCAGGTTCTAGATACGCTTGGCTGTCACAAGAACTTGATACAGCAAGCCAACAACGGCTGAAATGGGTGCAGGAAAAATACATGATTTACAACTACTGCAAGGACACCAAGCGATTTTCTCAGAGCCTCCCTAAAGAATGCACTGCTCATTAATGCACAAAGGCAGATATTGTTCAAATTAAGCCTTAGATGCAAGTATAAATTCACCAATGTTTCCTTTCCCCACTCCGACTATAGTTGTTGTTTCAttctatgtttttttttttatttaataaaacctGTATAAATTCCAAATATTATAtggtctactctgttttttaCTATGGAAATGGATACTTCATCCTTATCCTGGAGTTGAATATAGTACTTCAACTTCAATCAATGGGCTCAAGGGACAATCTGGAAAGGACAAAAATTATGTACTTGGTAAGTGGAAAGTGGAGGAAAGATATTTGAAGGCGACCTCAGCTTTGACCTCGTGCATGCGCACGTGTTGTTTTAGTAGTCAACAATCTGCCCTGGCCCATAgtaaggaaaaacaaaatgaggTTGGTTGGTAGAAGAAATACGTAGCTTCTTTCGTGCCTAAAAAGCATTAACCAATACCATTGCTTATTTGCTTCAAAGCGAATCAGAGGCCATATAACATTACAAATTTACAAGGGGCCACTGATTTTGGCCAAACCCATCCTGGAGGCAGTTGTCATTTTATGTAAATGTATAGATTGAGTAAGGCTATATACATGACAGTTTGATCAATATGCAACATAATTAAGTGGAAAGAAGGTCGAGACGGAGAAATTGCAGAGCATGGTTGTTGGTCATACAAAAAATTTTAGCTGCTTTTAGATCATTGAGAGGGTGTACCCCTTAACCAaagcaaattaaatttttttattatatttatctATACTATCTTATTGGTAATAGACCTTAACTTTAGccttagaaaataaaatactgCTATGATATTTTAGCAAGAGAATCAGTTGCTGGCTAATTAACAACAAGTTTTAGGCCTTATGGTTGAAGTGAGAACAAAGGGCCAGGAGGCCTTATAACTCCACCCTTACTTTTTATCATACTAGCATTTTACCCTCATGTTGCATTGGAAACatagtattattttttaaacatgaaCAGAGACACTCTTTGAAAGTATAATTTCAAAAGGATACTGAAAGCATTTTAGCAATAATTGCTGGATTCATGAAAGAGTGAGAGGATTCCTTTTAAAACTAATGGATTCATCAAGGATTCTGAAAAGATAGactaaaattgataaaatccCTCCAAAAACCAATGGATACATGCATAACCCCCTTCATATTTCTTTCAAGCCTAAGCCCAAAGCTTAAAACTCTCTCCAAATTCACTTCAACCAACAGCTCAAAACCTTGAACAAAACCCAGTCAACCCAATCGACGTGGCAAACACTGGAAGCCAAAATGTGGCTCAACAtatgatattaaaatatatataaaaagtatGCAAAGACGTGGTCACTCTTTAACCTGACATGTAGCAAAATGAGCACATTAGGATGCATGCTCACATTAATGTTATCTATATACCAAAatacagaaaaagaaaagggttaACAGGCTACACATTTAATgtatttcctctttttttcttaagaaAGATGTTACAcccaaaattaataaattaactaTAACACAAATATGTCATTTACCATGTAGAAAATCATGGttatttcaaatataaaatttagtaaattatgacatataaatatataaatatcaagataaaattaattatacttTTATCATTGTATACTCTAAACATTTGCATTacttaaaagagtaaaaagagcTCTTGGATTATATGGATTGCACATGTGTCACATTGCTAAGGGGGTTTTGACTAAGCAAGTGTGACATTCTCCCCTATCTAATTTTGTAGCGTCCTCAACATGCAAGGCATCAATCCAGTTCTGGAATTGCCGTAAGTCTTTTGCAAACTCCTAACTAGCTTCACTCTCGAGTAGTTTCTTCCACTTCACAAGGTATTGGTGCTGAGGCATGCGGTGCTGTCGTTTGAGTACCCTATCAACCAACacttttttcacttctttctCATGTGCTACCTTGACGCTTAATGGAGCCCTATGGCTCACCCCTTGGCTAGGGTCTTCATCATCCCCATAGTAAGGCTTTAGCATATTAATGTGGAATACTGGATGCAACTTAGGCTTAGGTGACGTGTCAAATTTGTAAGCCACCTTGCCTATCTTCTTAACCACCTAATACGACTTATTATACCTTCGAACTAGGCCATTGTGTGGGCCCTTGTTCTTCAAGACCAAATGGAGTTTCACCATCACCATGTTCGTACACTGAAATGAGCTTATTGTTTAGTTTGATCTACCTACTTCTTTGTCTTCTTGGTAGTTTTGTGGAAATGAGCACGGGCCAACTCATGCTGTTTTTCCCAAGTTATGGCAGTCTTGTAGGTAGTTGGAGCTGGATCGGTATAACCCATTGCAATGGTGTTGGGCATGTGAGGCTGCTACCCAATCATTATCTCAAATGAACTTCAGCCAGTAGACTTACTATGCTACAAGTTATGAAACAACTGGGCCATGTCAAGCCACTTTGACTAGTCTATTTGTGCCCCGCACAAAATGCCTCAAATAAAGCTCTAGTAGCACATTCATCCCCTCAATCTGCCTATTGAATTGC from Theobroma cacao cultivar B97-61/B2 chromosome 9, Criollo_cocoa_genome_V2, whole genome shotgun sequence harbors:
- the LOC18589235 gene encoding probable xyloglucan endotransglucosylase/hydrolase protein 23, with the protein product MRSSFGLLVAMLVSFVLVASAANFYQDFDLTWGDARGKILNNGQLLTLTLDKFSGSGFQSKNEYLFGKIDMQLKLVPGNSAGTVTAYYLRSQESTWDEIDFEFLGNLSGEPYIVHTNVFSQGKGDREQQFYLWFDPTKDFHTYSVLWNPQRIIFSVDGIPIREFKNLESIGVPFPKKQPMKIYSSLWNADDWATRGGLVKTDWSKAPFTASYRNFKADACVWSQGKSSCSSSSGSRYAWLSQELDTASQQRLKWVQEKYMIYNYCKDTKRFSQSLPKECTAH